From Amycolatopsis cihanbeyliensis, a single genomic window includes:
- a CDS encoding PD-(D/E)XK nuclease family protein, translating into MTQWHPPAGVSGDSDLIKVSVGMLGPARYRCPARDALSARPRYRADTRVPRKPEVLKNFTNGPFMDVLDLVEHQGVAVDDALAQIGRNPVHDLVRQWTAHAVRGYLEVYSPEVVDGLTPMRGKWVYENVLAQPDRRGARQYRITVWGRCYRTPDGKLREVRLPANRLEGRARTDAEIAVAALVLASGGPDVPPQHVRLRQFGMLEGESVTLFDGSRQAALDLYDMSGRAALAQLVDAGEPAEYRPGAACVDCPFSAVCPELRRTPGLLGVRNRRRPRRSWSATSARNHAVCPARDYGRRQRLPVDQGVERGPAAERGRAVHRYLERQHDGATRPCETQVPEDWVPAGFGLTPEDRALGLVLLRNHAAVCPVHHTRTPDTLRVEPDLVYEDPDADTVVLARPDLLYHDGETWVWRELKTSASGRRGARPWLEQYPQLALATILAARSEFGLGIGRVELEILRPAGADLYTLDPKTPEVRLRAETVVRESFGRWQEDDRFLPAPGRHCSDCEVARWCSARDVTGGVE; encoded by the coding sequence ATGACGCAATGGCACCCTCCGGCCGGGGTGTCCGGTGATTCCGACCTGATCAAGGTGTCGGTTGGAATGCTCGGACCGGCACGGTACCGCTGCCCGGCGCGGGACGCGCTGAGCGCACGGCCGCGATACCGGGCCGACACGCGGGTACCCCGCAAGCCAGAGGTACTGAAAAACTTTACGAACGGACCGTTCATGGATGTTTTGGATCTCGTCGAGCACCAGGGCGTTGCCGTTGACGACGCGCTCGCGCAGATCGGGCGGAACCCGGTGCACGACTTGGTTCGGCAATGGACTGCCCACGCCGTCAGGGGGTACCTGGAGGTCTACTCACCCGAAGTGGTTGACGGACTGACCCCCATGCGGGGGAAGTGGGTGTACGAGAACGTTCTTGCCCAGCCGGATCGGCGCGGCGCCCGACAGTACCGGATCACCGTCTGGGGCAGGTGCTACCGAACACCGGACGGCAAACTGCGCGAGGTGCGATTGCCGGCGAACCGCCTGGAGGGGCGGGCGAGGACGGACGCCGAAATCGCGGTCGCGGCGCTGGTCCTGGCCTCAGGAGGTCCGGACGTGCCACCGCAACACGTCAGGCTCCGGCAATTCGGGATGCTGGAAGGTGAGTCGGTCACGTTGTTCGACGGCTCGCGGCAGGCCGCACTCGACCTCTACGATATGTCGGGCCGGGCTGCCCTGGCGCAGCTCGTTGACGCTGGCGAACCCGCCGAGTACCGGCCGGGCGCTGCTTGCGTCGACTGCCCTTTCTCGGCCGTCTGCCCTGAGCTACGCCGGACGCCGGGTCTCCTGGGCGTCAGGAACCGACGGCGACCACGCCGGAGCTGGTCGGCCACGTCGGCGCGGAACCACGCCGTCTGCCCGGCTCGGGATTACGGCCGCAGGCAGCGGCTCCCGGTTGACCAAGGTGTTGAGCGCGGGCCGGCGGCCGAGCGTGGGCGGGCGGTCCACCGGTACCTGGAGCGCCAGCACGACGGGGCCACCAGGCCGTGCGAAACCCAGGTGCCCGAGGACTGGGTGCCTGCCGGGTTCGGCCTGACACCGGAGGACCGTGCACTCGGCCTTGTTCTTCTGCGTAACCATGCAGCGGTGTGCCCGGTGCACCACACGAGGACACCGGACACCCTCCGGGTGGAACCTGACCTGGTCTATGAGGACCCGGACGCCGACACAGTCGTCCTGGCCAGGCCCGATCTGCTCTACCACGACGGGGAAACGTGGGTCTGGCGCGAGTTGAAGACCTCGGCTTCTGGGCGCAGAGGTGCGCGTCCTTGGCTCGAGCAGTACCCACAGCTGGCTCTCGCGACAATTCTTGCTGCACGCAGCGAGTTCGGGCTGGGGATCGGTCGGGTCGAACTTGAGATTCTTCGGCCCGCGGGTGCTGACCTGTACACGCTCGACCCGAAGACACCCGAGGTCCGCCTGCGGGCGGAGACCGTGGTACGCGAGTCGTTCGGTCGGTGGCAGGAAGACGACCGGTTCCTCCCGGCACCGGGCCGGCACTGCTCCGACTGCGAGGTGGCCCGGTGGTGCTCGGCGCGAGACGTAACCGGAGGCGTGGAATGA
- a CDS encoding serine/threonine-protein kinase, with protein MFYPGEVVDDRYVVQELLGEGASGEVYRVQDGETGPDLALKIQPPRFCEDTAWYQESSDEIHNEVSIGEQLRTVPGLVRALPGGYHAGRAYYVMRHVSGRDLVDFTEREGAVSSVRTAAIVAQLCGTVGELHSQGWVHRDIKLENTLIASDGQVWLIDLGSAVRPGSEIHLAATPGYTAPEVVQGAAASVASDVFSLGCLLFKLAIMNLPYLNKTGKRLTPIPPFPDDLRPALEALDPVLRAVGLHMIAWDPADRPQSTNVVAGELKRLLPGPATPPRPGREPDPVLRYWLAEYRNDS; from the coding sequence GTGTTCTATCCGGGTGAGGTCGTCGACGACCGTTACGTGGTGCAGGAACTGCTCGGCGAGGGGGCCTCGGGCGAGGTCTATCGAGTCCAAGATGGTGAAACCGGGCCGGACCTGGCGCTCAAGATTCAGCCACCCCGGTTCTGCGAGGACACAGCCTGGTACCAGGAGTCCTCCGACGAGATCCACAATGAGGTGTCCATAGGAGAGCAGTTGCGCACCGTGCCGGGCCTAGTCCGAGCCCTCCCGGGCGGCTACCACGCCGGGCGTGCTTACTACGTCATGCGGCATGTCAGCGGCCGCGATCTTGTGGACTTCACCGAACGCGAAGGAGCGGTTTCGTCCGTGCGGACGGCGGCCATCGTCGCCCAGCTGTGCGGTACTGTCGGAGAATTGCACTCGCAGGGCTGGGTCCATCGGGACATCAAGCTCGAAAACACGCTCATCGCCTCCGACGGCCAGGTATGGCTCATCGACCTTGGCAGCGCAGTTCGACCGGGCTCGGAGATCCATCTGGCGGCGACACCCGGGTACACCGCTCCCGAGGTTGTCCAAGGCGCCGCGGCGTCTGTGGCTTCGGACGTATTTTCGTTGGGCTGTTTGCTGTTCAAGTTGGCAATCATGAACCTTCCTTATCTCAACAAGACGGGAAAGCGACTGACTCCGATCCCACCATTCCCGGACGACCTGCGGCCCGCGCTTGAGGCACTCGACCCGGTCCTCCGCGCGGTGGGGCTCCACATGATCGCGTGGGACCCCGCCGATCGGCCGCAGAGCACGAACGTTGTAGCCGGCGAACTAAAGCGGCTTCTCCCAGGTCCGGCCACGCCGCCCCGGCCCGGCCGCGAGCCCGATCCGGTACTCCGCTACTGGCTGGCCGAATACCGGAATGACTCCTAG